One Setaria italica strain Yugu1 chromosome II, Setaria_italica_v2.0, whole genome shotgun sequence DNA segment encodes these proteins:
- the LOC101767795 gene encoding histone deacetylase 5, giving the protein MPIFKWDPRLTSEHAHEGTTSGEATGEASSERTPLNSPASDSPRSPLSSSGSGVVGLSVARGCRRHTMAAAPAPPAVAASRAARVGLLYDERMCAHATPDGEEHPENPERLRAIWRKLSAEGVASRCVVLKAKEAEDKYIASVHSQNHIKLMKEISSKKYDSSRNKIARKYNSIYFNKGSSESAVLAAGSVIEVAEKVAAGELSSAIALVRPPGHHAEHDEAMGFCLFNNVAVAANYLLNERPDLGIKKILIVDWDVHHGNGTQKMFYNDPRVLFFSVHRFDYGSFYPAEGDASHCFIGEEAGKGYNINVPWEHGKCGDADYIAAWDHVLLPVTEAFDPDIILVSAGFDAALGDPLGGCCITPNGYALLLTKLLGFAKGRIVMALEGGYNLRSIANSVSACAKVLLGDKFTFSSPEMQPFESTWRVIQAVRNELKTCWPVLSSKLPENLSLRIKPSPSELYASSDSEPDSEDVDELSGAVSSVNVIQFADDAISEHLSKMKLDEDNLAVKTASSCSTAEHHPTDSVQVDKGVSVVLSKRISDLSLAWRSDLSRIYVWYASFGSNMWKPRFLCYIQGGKVEGMSIPCCGSRDTSSPKGIMWKIVPHRLLFGRSSTPCWGTGGVAFLNPEINYNEKSYVCMYKITLEQFNDILFQENRLVLEDGTDGNVVYPDSPLIGSSEVEFMSTNKAIHLEPIKDSWYSNVLYLGDEDELPILTMTCPSSDIERYKSGELPLAPPSKTYAATLIKGLVEGEQLDADGAASYINAAAARGL; this is encoded by the exons ATGCCCATTTTCAAGTGGGACCCACGTCTGACATCCGAGCACGCCCACGAAGGCACGACCAGTGGCGAGGCGACTGGCGAGGCGTCGTCGGAGCGGACACCCTTGAATTCCCCCGCCTCCGACTCGCCTCGCTCGCCCCTTTCGTCCTCCGGGTCCGGGGTGGTCGGCCTCTCCGTCGCAAGAGGCTGTCGCCGGCACACGatggcggcggctccggctcccCCAGCGGTCGCGGCGTCCAGAGCGGCGCGGGTGGGGCTGCTGTACGACGAGCGGATGTGCGCGCACGCGACGCCCGACGGGGAGGAGCACCCGGAGAACCCCGAGCGGCTGCGCGCCATCTGGCGGAAGCTCAGCGCCGAGGGCGTCGCGTCCAG GTGTGTGGTCCTTAAGGCGAAGGAAGCTGAGGACAAGTATATAGCTTCTGTTCACAGCCAGAACCATATAAAGCTGATGAAGGAAATTAGCTCGAAGAAATATGATTCCAGCAGAAACAAGATTGCCAGGAAATACAATTCCATTTACTTCAACAAGGGTTCCTCAGAGTCTGCTGTTCTTGCAGCTGGTTCTGTCATAGAG GTTGCTGAGAAAGTTGCTGCTGGTGAGTTAAGTTCTGCTATTGCCCTAGTCAGACCTCCAGGCCACCATGCAGAACATGATGAGGCAATGGGATTTTGCCTCTTCAACAATGTGGCAGTTGCAGCTAATTATCTCTTAAATGAGAGG CCTGATTTGGGTATCAAGAAGATACTGATTGTCGATTGGGATGTTCACCATGGAAATGGAACACAGAAAATGTTTTACAATGATCCTCGTGTATTGTTCTTTTCAGTTCACAG ATTTGATTATGGAAGCTTCTATCCTGCTGAAGGGGATGCTTCTCACTGTTTCATCGGAGAAGAAGCTGGTAAAGGGTATAACATTAATGTTCCCTGGGAGCATGGGAAGTGTGGTGATGCTGATTATattgctgcatgggaccatgTATTGCTTCCTGTCACTGAAGCTTTTGATCCTGATATAATATTGGTATCGGCTGGGTTCGATGCAG CACTGGGTGATCCTCTCGGTGGTTGCTGCATCACACCAAATGGATATGCCCTGCTACTAACAAAG CTATTAGGATTTGCTAAAGGAAGGATAGTGATGGCCCTTGAAGGAGGTTATAACCTTAGGTCCATAGCAAATTCAGTTTCTGCTTGTGCAAAAGTTCTCTTGGGAGACAAATTCACGTTCAGCTCTCCAGAGATGCAGCCATTTGAATCTACATGGAGAGTTATACAAGCG GTACGCAATGAATTGAAAACATGCTGGCCTGTTTTGAGTAGCAAGCTGCCAGAGAATTTATCATTGAGGATTAAGCCTTCACCAAGTGAG CTCTACGCTTCCTCTGATTCTGAGCCTGACAGTGAAGATGTTGATGAGCTCTCTGGTGCTGTTTCATCAGTCAATGTTATTCAATTTGCTGATGATGCTATAAGTGAACACCTCTCAAAAATGAAACTTGATGAAGACAACCTTGCAGTGAAGACTGCCTCAAGTTGCTCAACAGCAGAACATCATCCAACTGATTCAGTACAAGTAGATAAAGGTGTATCTGTGGTACTGTCCAAAAGAATATCTGATTTATCTCTTGCTTGGCGATCAGATTTATCAAGAATTTATGTCTGGTATGCCAGCTTTGGTTCAAACATGTGGAAGCCAAGGTTTCTATGCTATATTCAAGGGGGGAAG GTTGAGGGTATGAGTATACCATGTTGCGGATCACGTGACACGAGCTCACCAAAAGGAATCATGTGGAAGATTGTGCCTCATAGGTTGCTTTTCGGTAGATCCTCTACCCCTTGTTGGGGTACTGGTGGTGTTGCTTTCCTCAACCCTGAGATAAACTACAATGAGAAGTCTTATGTCTGCATGTACAAAATAAC GCTGGAGCAGTTCAATGATATCTTGTTTCAAGAGAATCGTCTAGTGCTGGAGGATGGGACAGATGGAAATGTTGTGTATCCTGACTCTCCTTTGATTGGTTCATCTGAAGTGGAGTTTATGTCTACAAATAAAGCTATTCATCTTGAACCTATCAAG GATAGCTGGTACTCCAATGTACTTTATCTTGGGGACGAGGATGAACTTCCAATTCTTACTATGAC GTGCCCCTCATCAGATATTGAGCGGTACAAATCTGGTGAGCTACCTCTAGCACCTCCGTCAAAGACCTACGCCGCCACTCTGATAAAGGGACTAGTGGAAGGGGAGCAACTGGATGCTGACGGAGCTGCCAGCTACAtcaatgctgctgctgcaagagGGTTGTGA
- the LOC101768205 gene encoding glycine-rich RNA-binding protein 3, mitochondrial, translating into MAFASRIGNALRRTSVPSSSPLLQAVRCMSSSKLFVGGLSYATDETTLRNEFSKYGDVLEARVIMDRESGRSRGFGFVTYTSSEEASAAITAMDGKELQGRPVKVNHANDRAGGIRGGGGFGSGGAYGGGGGYATGGYGGGGGYNSGGYGGNSGGYSSGGYGGNSGGYGGDGGGSGGYGSNSNNASGGGYAGKSGYNDGATSGGYASNFNSASGGGYGNVGSYGTTGNPGGNADGYSSPNTYGAGNYNDASGGGYAGNSGYNDGATSGGYASNFNSASGGGYGSGGNYGTTGNPGGNTGGYSSPNTYGAGNNNSGAPSGGSFGGFGGSFSNGGFTAAAAAAGPNSGSNFAGNATSVGFSGHNSAGGFSGGGATGFGANKPQYNGQDDLLGDSYFADKEAAENR; encoded by the exons ATGGCTTTCGCTAGTAGAATTGGAAATGCGCTCAGGAGAACTTCGGTGCCCTCTAGCTCGCCGCTGCTTCAGGCAGTAAGATGCATGTCCTCTTCCAAGctttttgttggag GACTTTCATATGCCACAGATGAAACCACTCTGAGGAATGAATTTTCAAAATATGGAGATGTACTTGAAG CCCGAGTCATCATGGATCGGGAATCCGGCAGGTCAAGGGGATTTGGATTTGTAACTTATACATCCAGTGAAGAAGCCTCAGCTGCAATTACTGCCATGGATGGCAAG GAACTTCAAGGCCGACCTGTAAAGGTGAACCATGCCAATGACCGTGCTGGTGGAATACGTGGAGGTGGTGGATTTGGCTCCGGTGGTGCTtatggtggtggaggtggatatGCTACTGGTGGGtatggcggtggcggtggataTAATTCTGGGGGATATGGTGGTAACAGTGGTGGATATAGTTCTGGAGGGTATGGTGGTAACAGCGGTGGATACGGTGGAGAtggtggcggcagtggcggctATGGTAGCAACTCCAACAATGCTTCTGGTGGCGGATATGCTGGCAAGAGTGGTTACAATGATGGAGCTACCAGTGGCGGTTATGCTAGCAACTTCAACAGTGCTTCTGGTGGTGGATACGGCAATGTAGGAAGCTACGGTACCACTGGCAATCCTGGTGGAAATGCCGATGGGTACAGTTCTCCAAACACCTATGGTGCAGGCAACTACAACGATGCTTCTGGTGGAGGATATGCTGGCAACAGTGGTTACAATGATGGAGCTACCAGTGGCGGTTATGCTAGCAACTTCAACAGTGCTTCCGGTGGTGGATACGGCAGTGGAGGAAACTACGGTACCACTGGCAATCCTGGTGGAAACACCGGTGGGTACAGTTCTCCAAACACCTATGGTGCAGGCAATAACAACAGTGGAGCTCCCAGTGGTGGAAGCTTCGGTGGTTTTGGTGGCAGTTTCAGCAATGGAGGTttcactgctgctgctgctgctgctggtcccAACAGTGGTAGTAACTTTGCTGGAAATGCGACTAGTGTCGGCTTCAGTGGCCACAACAGTGCTGGAGGATTTTCTGGTGGCGGGGCAACAGGATTTGGGGCTAACAAGCCGCAGTACAATGGCCAAGACGACCTGCTGGGCGACAGCTACTTCGCTGACAAGGAAGCGGCAGAGAATAGATGA
- the LOC101769279 gene encoding LRR receptor-like serine/threonine-protein kinase RPK2 encodes MRRRPPPPPPPTPPMAAQTLLPTLLLLLLLLLGDATSVSGSGEREALMEFKAAMTADPGGLLRDWTPESADHCRWPGVSCGAGGEVVALNVSSAPGRALAGALSPAVAALRGLRVLALPSHALSGPLPPAIWSLRRLRVLDLSGNRLQGGIPAALACVGLQTLDLAYNQLNGSVPAALGALPGLRRLSLASNRFGGAIPDELGGAGCRSLQFLDLSGNLLVGGIPRSLGNCSQLEALLLSSNLLDDIIPPEIGRLKNLRALDVSRNSLSGPVPAELGGCVQLSVLVLSNPYAPLGGSNSSDYGEVDDFNYFQGGIPEAVVALPKLRVLWAPRATLEGELPGNWSSCQSLEMMNLGENLLSGGIPKDLVECENLRFFNLSSNKLTGSVDPSLPVPCMDVFDVSGNQLSGAIPGFISKNCLSSQSPLDDLVSEYSSFFTYQALAGFVSSSLPLGVHLTSYHSFARNNFTGSVTSLPLAAEKLGMQGSYAFLADGNRLGGQLQPSIFDKCNNSRGFVVEVSDNLIAGAIPAEIGSLCSSLVVLGIAGNQLSGAIPSSIGELSYLVSLDLSRNGLGGEIPTSVKKLPHLERLSLAHNLLNGTIPADINQLHALRVLDLSSNLLTGVIPDALADLRNLTALLLDNNKLTGKIPSGFANSASLAMFNVSFNNLSGPVPTNGNTVRCDSVIGNPLLQSCHVYTLAVPSAAQQGRGLNSNGSNDTTPTDAQNEGGNNAFNAIEIASITSATAIVSVLLALIVLFIYTRKCAPRMSARSSGRKEVTIFQDIGVPITYETVVRATGSFNASNCIGSGGFGATYKAEIAPGVLVAIKRLSVGRFQGAQQFHAEIKTLGRLRHQNLVTLVGYHLGESEMFLIYNYLSGGNLERFIQERSKRPVDWKMLHKIALDVAKALAYLHDTCVPRILHRDVKPSNILLDTNNNAYLSDFGLARLLGNSETHATTGVAGTFGYVAPEYAMTCRVSDKADVYSYGVVLMELISDKKALDPSFSPYGNGFNIVAWACMLLRQGRAREFFIDGLWDVGPHDDLVETLHLAVMCTVDSLSIRPTMKQVVQRLKQLQPPIREHR; translated from the coding sequence ATGCGAcggcggcccccgccgccgccgccgccgactccgccCATGGCCGCGCAAACCCTACTACCGACGctgctcttgctgctgctgctgctgctcggtgACGCCACCTCGGTctccggcagcggcgagcgCGAGGCGTTGATGGAGTTCAAGGCGGCCATGACGGCCGACCCGGGAGGGCTGCTGCGCGACTGGACCCCGGAGTCCGCAGACCACTGCCGCTGGCCGGGCGTGTCGTGCGGCGCGGGTGGTGAGGTGGTCGCGCTCAACGTCTCCTCCGCGCCGggccgcgcgctcgccggcgcgctGTCCCCGGCCGTCGCGGCGCTGCGGGGGCTCCGCGTGCTCGCTCTCCCGTCCCACGCGCTCTCGGGACCGCTCCCACCCGCGATCTGGTCGCTGCGCCGCCTCCGCGTGCTCGACCTCTCCGGCAACCGCCTTCAGGGCGGAATCCCCGCGGCGCTCGCCTGCGTCGGCCTCCAGACGCTGGACCTCGCCTACAACCAGCTCAACGGCTCCGTGCCCGCGGCCCTCGGCGCGCTCCCTGGACTGCGGCGTCTGTCACTTGCCTCCAACCGCTTTGGCGGCGCCATCCCTGACGAACTTGGTGGCGCCGGGTGCCGCAGCCTGCAGTTCCTCGACCTCTCCGGGAACCTGCTCGTCGGTGGCATCCCCCGGAGCCTGGGCAACTGTAGCCAGCTGGAGGCGCTGTTGCTGTCCTCCAATCTGCTGGATGACATTATTCCGCCGGAGATTGGTCGGCTCAAGAACCTGCGGGCTTTGGATGTGTCTAGGAACAGTTTGAGTGGGCCTGTGCCAGCGGAGCTTGGTGGTTGTGTTCAGCTGTCAGTGCTTGTGTTGTCCAATCCTTATGCGCCTCTTGGTGGTTCGAATTCGTCCGATTATGGGGAGGTCGATGACTTTAACTACTTCCAAGGAGGGATTCCGGAAGCTGTTGTGGCGCTGCCGAAGCTGAGGGTGCTATGGGCGCCAAGGGCTACATTGGAGGGAGAGTTGCCGGGCAATTGGAGTTCTTGCCAGAGCTTGGAGATGATGAATTTGGGGGAGAATCTGTTGTCTGGTGGGATTCCTAAGGACCTGGTGGAATGTGAGAATCTGAGGTTCTTCAATTTGAGCTCGAACAAGCTTACAGGTTCAGTCGATCCTTCACTGCCTGTGCCTTGCATGGACGTATTTGATGTCAGTGGAAACCAGTTATCTGGTGCGATTCCAGGATTTATCTCAAAGAATTGTCTTTCATCCCAGTCCCCATTGGATGACTTGGTGTCAGAGTATTCTTCCTTCTTCACATATCAAGCGCTTGCTGGCTTTGTGTCATCATCATTACCGTTGGGCGTGCATTTGACAAGCTACCATAGTTTTGCCCGAAACAATTTTACTGGCTCAGTTACATCCTTGCCGCTTGCTGCTGAGAAGTTGGGGATGCAGGGGTCCTATGCATTCTTGGCTGATGGGAATCGTCTTGGTGGTCAGCTTCAGCCTAGCATATTTGACAAGTGCAACAACTCAAGGGGCTTTGTTGTGGAAGTCAGTGACAACTTGATAGCTGGAGCTATTCCTGCAGAAATTGGCTCGCTGTGCAGTTCTCTTGTTGTTCTTGGTATTGCTGGTAATCAGCTTTCAGGTGCGATACCATCAAGTATTGGGGAGTTAAGTTACCTTGTCAGCTTGGATTTGAGTAGGAATGGCCTTGGTGGTGAAATTCCTACTTCTGTAAAGAAATTGCCGCACTTAGAGCGCCTCTCTTTGGCCCATAACCTTCTGAATGGCACCATTCCAGCTGATATCAATCAGTTGCATGCTCTCCGGGTTCTGGACCTGTCATCAAACCTCCTCACAGGGGTTATCCCTGATGCCCTTGCTGACTTGAGAAATCTCACTGCACTCCTCCTTGATAACAATAAACTTACTGGGAAGATTCCTTCAGGATTTGCTAACTCAGCATCCCTTGCCATGTTTAATGTGTCATTCAACAATTTGTCTGGCCCGGTGCCAACGAATGGGAATACGGTTAGATGTGACAGCGTTATTGGGAATCCTTTACTGCAATCTTGTCATGTGTACACTCTGGCCGTGCCCTCAGCTGCTCAGCAGGGTCGTGGTTTGAACTCGAATGGCTCCAATGACACAACACCTACAGATGCACAAAATGAAGGAGGGAACAATGCATTCAATGCAATTGAAATAGCTTCTATAACTTCTGCAACAGCCATTGTTTCTGTCCTCCTTGCACTGATCGTGCTCTTCATATACACAAGGAAGTGCGCTCCCCGGATGTCAGCTCGGTCTTCTGGAAGAAAGGAAGTTACAATTTTCCAAGATATAGGTGTGCCGATCACTTATGAGACTGTTGTTCGAGCCACTGGAAGTTTCAATGCGAGCAATTGCATTGGAAGTGGAGGCTTTGGAGCCACTTACAAAGCTGAAATTGCACCTGGAGTGTTGGTAGCTATCAAGAGGCTCTCAGTCGGGAGATTTCAGGGAGCCCAACAGTTCCATGCTGAGATAAAAACCCTAGGGAGATTAAGGCATCAAAATCTTGTTACCTTGGTAGGTTACCATCTTGGCGAGTCTGAAATGTTTCTCATATATAACTACTTATCTGGAGGAAACCTTGAGAGGTTTATACAGGAGAGATCCAAGAGACCAGTGGACTGGAAAATGCTGCACAAGATTGCATTGGATGTTGCAAAAGCACTTGCTTATCTGCATGATACCTGTGTTCCTCGTATCCTTCACCGGGATGTGAAGCCAAGCAATATTCTGTTGGATACTAACAATAATGCTTATCTCTCAGACTTCGGACTGGCGAGACTCTTGGGAAATTCAGAAACACATGCAACCACTGGCGTAGCTGGAACATTTGGATATGTCGCTCCAGAATACGCCATGACTTGCCGTGTTTCAGATAAAGCTGATGTGTATAGCTACGGCGTTGTCCTGATGGAGCTAATTTCAGACAAGAAAGCCTTGGACCCATCATTTTCTCCCTATGGTAATGGGTTCAACATAGTTGCTTGGGCATGCATGCTGCTTCGTCAAGGCCGTGCACGGGAATTCTTTATTGATGGTCTGTGGGATGTTGGCCCCCATGATGACTTGGTAGAGACATTGCATTTAGCAGTGATGTGCACTGTTGATTCGCTCTCTATTCGGCCAACTATGAAGCAGGTCGTCCAGCGGTTAAAGCAACTACAGCCCCCAATTCGTGAACATCGATAG
- the LOC101768864 gene encoding glycerophosphodiester phosphodiesterase GDPD6 → MDAGSVEAHPAGVVAAVLVAAAAVASSVVAARPLVGEGGGGAWGDSRAPLQTSRPFNIAHRGSNGEFPEETAAAYARAIDEGADFIEADIEATRDGHLVCFHDTTLDDATDVADHPEFAGRRRTLEVQWANVTGYFITDFTLAELKTLRAKQRWDFRDKSHDGISPIITFEEFIDIALNAKRVVGIYPEMKNPAFMNKHVRWADGKRYEDKFVATLKKYGYGGRYMSPAWRAKPVFVQSFAPTSLVRAAGLTDSPLIFLIDDVTVRTEDTNQSYDEITSGEYLDYMSKYVVGIGPWKDTVVPPTKDNRLATPTDLVAMAHARGLQVHPYTYRNENKFLHFNFRQDPYAEYDYWINDVGVDGLFTDFPASLRRFQEWTAKKKD, encoded by the exons ATGGATGCTGGTTCAGTTGAGGCACACCCGGCTG GGGTGGTCGCGGCCgtgttggtggcggcggcggccgtcgcgtCCAGCGTCGTCGCGGCACGGCCGCTGGTCGGGGAAGGTGGAGGCGGGGCGTGGGGGGACAGCAGGGCGCCGCTGCAGACGTCGCGGCCCTTCAACATCGCGCACCGGGGCTCCAACGGCGAGTTTCccgaggagacggcggcggcgtacgcGCGCGCCATCGACGAGGGCGCCGACTTCATCGAGGCGGACATCGAGGCCACCAGGGACGGCCACCTCGTCTGCTTCCACGACACCACGCTCGACGACGCCACCGACGTCGCCGACCACCCGGAGTtcgccggacgccgccgcaCGCTCGAGGTGCAGTGGGCCAACGTCACCGGATACTTCATCA CTGATTTCACGCTGGCGGAGCTGAAGACGCTGAGGGCGAAGCAGCGATGGGACTTCCGCGACAAGTCCCACGACG GCATTTCGCCGATCATCACGTTCGAGGAGTTCATCGACATCGCGCTGAACGCCAAGAGGGTGGTGGGGATCTACCCGGAGATGAAGAACCCGGCGTTCATGAACAAGCACGTCCGTTGGGCGGACGGGAAGAGGTACGAGGATAAGTTCGTCGCGACGCTCAAGAAGTACGGGTACGGCGGCAGGTACATGTCGCCGGCGTGGCGCGCGAAGCCGGTGTTCGTCCAGTCCTTCGCGCCGACTTCTCTggtccgcgccgccggcctcacCGACTCGCCGCTCATCTTCCTCATCGACGACGTGACCGTCCGGACCGAGGACACCAACCAGTCCTACGACGAGATCACCTCCGGCGAGTACCTGGACTACATGAGCAAGTACGTGGTCGGCATCGGGCCCTGGAAGGACACGGTGGTGCCGCCGACCAAGGACAACCGGCTGGCGACGCCGACGGACCTCGTCGCCATGGCGCACGCGCGAGGGCTGCAGGTGCACCCTTACACGTACCGCAACGAGAACAAGTTCCTGCACTTCAACTTCAGGCAGGACCCCTACGCCGAGTACGACTACTGGATCAACGACGTTGGCGTCGACGGGCTCTTCACCGACTTCCCGGCGAGCCTCCGCCGGTTCCAGGAGTGGACGGCCAAGAAGAAAGACTGA
- the LOC101769686 gene encoding ninja-family protein 3, whose product MASRDFLGRFGRDGGAPAAGGGSAATVDSDDIELSLGLSLGGCFGADPAHEAKKPRLVRSTSIPSICSLPGGFPSGEEPAAVTAPPSDLLRTSSLPTEYMEDRLRRRAMQSQRRLEAKRKRLERRNSMNSGRSGTNASAAVCRDEALEQTVPSGFQFRRTVALQGTTSSSVPEQASAGSGAEAKSPPAMNTAETSGGQSSSRPPTASGTGRPSNGTTGREQPPLRTLRSLTMRTASTGDLRNSMVEDMPMVSYKVEGPSGRKTDGFLYKYRKGEEVRIVCVCHGNFLTPAEFVRHAGGGDVTNPLRHIVVNPQQSVFL is encoded by the exons ATGGCGTCGAGGGATTTCCTGGGCAGGTTCGGGCGGGATGGAGGAGCACCGGCTGCGGGCGGTGGAagcgccgccaccgtcgacTCGGACGACATCGAGCTCAGCCTCGGTCTGTCCCTCGGCGGCTGCTTCGGCGCCGACCCGGCGCACGAGGCGAAGAAGCCGCGCCTTGTGCGGTCCACGTCCATCCCCTCGATCTGCTCGCTGCCCGGCGGATTCCCCTCCGGCGAGGAACCCGCCGCCGtcacggcgccgccgtcggaccTGCTCCGCACATCCTCGCTGCCCACCGAGTACATGGAGgaccggctccgccgccgcgcgatGCAGAGCCAGCGGCGGCTCGAGGCCAAGCGCAAGCGCCTCGAGCGCCGGAACTCCATGAACTCCGGCAGGTCGGGCACCAACGCTAGCGCTGCTGTCTGCCGCGACGAAGCCCTGGAGCAGACGGTGCCCAGCGGCTTCCAGTTCCGGCGCACGGTCGCCTTGCAGGGGACCACCTCGTCCAGCGTGCCGGAGCAAG CATCAGCAGGTAGTGGAGCAGAGGCGAAGAGCCCTCCTGCCATGAACACGGCGGAGACCTCCGGTGGGCAGAGCAGCTCCAGGCCCCCAACGGCGTCAGGAACCGGGAGGCCATCGAACGGCACCACCGGCCGCGAGCAGCCGCCGCTGCGGACGCTGCGGTCGCTGACGATGCGGACGGCGAGCACCGGCGACCTCCGCAACAGCATGGTGGAGGACATGCCGATGGTCTCCTACAAGGTGGAGGGGCCCAGCGGCCGCAAGACCGACGGCTTCCTGTACAAGTACAGGAAAGGCGAGGAGGTCAGGATAGTCTGCGTCTGCCACGGCAACTTCCTGACGCCGGCGGAGTTCGTgcggcacgccggcggcggcgacgtcacCAACCCGCTGCGGCATATCGTCGTCAACCCTCAGCAGTCGGTGTTCTTGTGA